Proteins from one Arthrobacter sp. Soc17.1.1.1 genomic window:
- a CDS encoding Gfo/Idh/MocA family protein, producing the protein MTSPQQAALRVGMVGYAFMGAMHSHAWRTAPRFFDLPLQPELAVLAGRDPAAVKAAADRFGWRDTETDWRALVERDDVDLIDICTPGDTHAEIAIAALEAGKHVLCEKPLANSVEEAERMAAAARAAEANGVFAMCGFSYRRTPALTLARRLVEQGRLGTIRHVRAQYLQDWLTDENAPMTWRLDRSKSGSGSLGDIGAHSIDAAQYVTGLPITGVSGLLTTFVHERPLGGTLVGLGGQGSSDGGTGTVTVDDAAIFSARFESGAIGVFEATRFATGRKNSMRLEVNGSLGSLAFDFENMNSLEFYDGTQPAETAGFSTINVTEPVHPYTGNWWPAGHGLGYEHGFTHQVVDLVQAIADGTTPSPSFDEALRVQKVLHAIERSAAADSGWQHV; encoded by the coding sequence ATGACTTCTCCACAGCAAGCGGCCCTGAGGGTCGGGATGGTCGGCTACGCCTTCATGGGGGCGATGCACTCCCACGCCTGGCGCACCGCGCCGCGCTTCTTCGACCTCCCGCTCCAGCCCGAACTCGCCGTCCTCGCCGGCCGTGATCCGGCCGCGGTGAAGGCGGCTGCCGACAGGTTCGGCTGGCGGGACACCGAGACCGACTGGCGGGCCCTGGTGGAGCGCGACGACGTCGACCTCATCGACATCTGCACCCCCGGGGACACCCACGCCGAGATCGCGATCGCAGCACTTGAGGCAGGCAAGCACGTGCTCTGCGAGAAGCCGCTCGCGAACTCGGTGGAGGAGGCGGAACGCATGGCGGCGGCCGCCCGGGCGGCCGAGGCGAACGGGGTCTTCGCGATGTGCGGGTTCTCCTACCGCCGCACGCCCGCCCTGACCCTGGCCCGGCGGCTCGTCGAGCAGGGCAGGCTCGGGACCATCCGGCACGTCCGGGCTCAGTACCTCCAGGACTGGCTGACGGACGAGAACGCCCCGATGACCTGGCGCCTGGACAGGAGCAAGTCAGGGTCGGGCTCCCTCGGGGACATCGGAGCGCACAGCATCGATGCGGCGCAGTACGTGACCGGGTTGCCGATCACGGGCGTCTCCGGTCTCCTGACCACCTTCGTGCACGAACGTCCCCTCGGCGGGACCCTGGTGGGCCTCGGCGGCCAGGGCTCCAGCGACGGAGGGACAGGGACGGTCACGGTCGACGACGCCGCGATCTTCAGTGCCCGCTTCGAGTCAGGGGCGATCGGCGTCTTCGAGGCCACCCGCTTCGCGACCGGCAGGAAGAACTCCATGCGCCTGGAGGTCAACGGCAGTCTCGGCTCACTCGCGTTCGACTTCGAGAACATGAACTCGCTGGAGTTCTACGACGGCACGCAGCCCGCGGAGACCGCGGGCTTCAGCACCATCAACGTCACCGAACCCGTGCACCCGTACACGGGCAACTGGTGGCCGGCCGGGCACGGCCTCGGCTACGAGCACGGCTTCACACACCAGGTCGTGGACCTGGTGCAGGCCATCGCGGACGGCACCACGCCGTCGCCGTCCTTCGACGAGGCGCTGCGGGTCCAGAAGGTCCTCCACGCCATCGAGCGGAGCGCCGCGGCCGATTCGGGGTGGCAGCATGTCTGA
- a CDS encoding carbohydrate ABC transporter permease, with amino-acid sequence MALVAEPAQDTVPQPRARSQGKPVGRTSPNLLGGLGGWVWLALIILPVYYVIITSLKNQAGFFGSNPLAPPTEPTLANYRTVLEADFARYFVNSVIVTVGSVIPAVIVSFMAAYAVVRGSGRIIGTAHTLFLMGLAIPLQATIIPIYFMITKAQLYDTLLALILPSIAFAIPISVLILSNFLRDVPRELFESMRLDGCSEFTMMWRLALPLVRPAVVTIAIYNALHVWNGFLFPLILTQDPDKRVLPLSLWAFQDEFSVNIPAVLAAVVLSTLPLVVLYVLARRQLVSGLTAGFNK; translated from the coding sequence ATGGCACTCGTCGCCGAACCCGCGCAGGACACCGTACCGCAGCCCCGGGCCCGTTCGCAGGGGAAGCCGGTGGGCAGGACCTCGCCGAACCTCCTCGGAGGGCTCGGGGGATGGGTGTGGCTCGCGCTGATCATCCTGCCCGTCTACTACGTGATCATCACCAGCCTGAAGAACCAGGCGGGCTTCTTCGGGTCGAATCCGCTGGCCCCACCCACGGAGCCGACCCTGGCGAACTACCGGACGGTCCTGGAAGCGGACTTCGCCCGGTACTTCGTGAACAGCGTCATCGTGACGGTGGGCAGCGTCATCCCGGCCGTGATCGTCTCGTTCATGGCGGCCTACGCGGTGGTGAGGGGGAGCGGTCGCATCATCGGGACGGCCCACACGCTGTTCCTGATGGGACTCGCCATCCCCCTGCAGGCGACCATCATCCCCATCTACTTCATGATCACGAAAGCGCAGCTCTACGACACCCTGCTCGCGCTGATCCTGCCGTCGATCGCCTTCGCCATCCCCATCTCGGTGCTGATCCTGTCGAACTTCCTCCGGGACGTCCCGCGGGAGCTCTTCGAATCCATGAGGCTCGACGGCTGCTCGGAGTTCACCATGATGTGGCGCCTCGCCCTGCCGCTGGTGCGTCCCGCGGTGGTCACGATCGCCATCTACAACGCACTGCACGTCTGGAACGGGTTCCTCTTCCCGCTGATCCTCACGCAGGACCCCGACAAGCGGGTCCTGCCGCTCTCGCTCTGGGCGTTCCAGGACGAGTTCAGCGTGAACATCCCGGCGGTCCTCGCCGCCGTCGTGCTCTCCACCCTCCCGCTGGTGGTCCTCTACGTCCTGGCCCGCCGCCAGCTCGTCAGCGGACTCACCGCCGGCTTCAACAAGTAG
- a CDS encoding carbohydrate ABC transporter permease — protein MKVRGARAEGPSAWMVVPALAFFLVFAVLPLLGVVFLSFTHWNGLGAITWAGLDSWQTALTDSVTMNALVVTLKIMVYSLLVQVPISLLLGVFTAGNQRYRAVLAVLYFVPLLLSSAAVAIAFKALLDPNFGMGPGLGLPFLAQNWLGSADLVLFVVIFVIAWQFVPFHTLIYQGGVRQIPASFYEAAQIDGAGRLQQFFHITLPQLKYTIITSSTLMVLGSLAYFDLIFVLTAGGPGYSTRLLPLHMYLTGFRANDMGAASALGVILVVIGLGLALVLQRLGGKNRSSSQLEGA, from the coding sequence ATGAAGGTGCGGGGCGCCCGGGCGGAAGGGCCCTCGGCGTGGATGGTCGTGCCGGCGCTGGCCTTCTTCCTGGTCTTCGCCGTGCTGCCCCTGCTCGGCGTGGTGTTCCTCAGCTTCACCCACTGGAACGGACTGGGTGCGATCACCTGGGCCGGGCTGGACAGCTGGCAGACGGCCCTCACGGACTCGGTGACGATGAACGCGCTGGTCGTCACGCTGAAGATCATGGTCTACTCGCTCCTGGTGCAGGTGCCGATCAGTCTCCTCCTGGGGGTCTTCACGGCGGGCAACCAGCGCTACCGGGCGGTGCTGGCCGTGCTGTACTTCGTCCCGCTGCTGCTCTCCTCGGCCGCCGTGGCGATCGCGTTCAAGGCGCTGCTCGATCCCAACTTCGGCATGGGGCCGGGTCTGGGCCTGCCGTTCCTCGCGCAGAACTGGCTCGGCAGTGCCGACCTGGTGCTGTTCGTGGTCATCTTCGTCATCGCCTGGCAGTTCGTCCCCTTCCACACGCTCATCTACCAGGGCGGTGTGCGCCAGATCCCGGCGTCCTTCTACGAGGCGGCGCAGATCGACGGCGCGGGCCGGCTGCAGCAGTTCTTCCACATCACGCTGCCCCAGCTGAAGTACACCATCATCACCTCGTCCACCCTCATGGTCCTGGGCTCGCTGGCATACTTCGACCTGATCTTCGTCCTCACCGCCGGCGGTCCGGGGTACTCCACCCGGCTCCTGCCACTGCACATGTACCTGACCGGCTTCCGGGCCAACGACATGGGCGCAGCGAGCGCCCTCGGCGTCATCCTCGTGGTGATCGGCCTGGGCCTCGCCCTCGTCCTGCAGCGCCTCGGCGGCAAGAACCGCAGCTCGAGCCAGTTGGAAGGAGCGTAG
- a CDS encoding extracellular solute-binding protein has product MKMRTTTSMLAAASALTLALGLSACGSSGPADPAADSDSPSMWALTGSSENIFRSSVEDWNAANADDKINQEFFANDAYKTKVRTAVGAGEGPTFIYGWGGGVLKSYVDAGHVSDLDQFLTDNPEVKDRYIPSVLENGVIDGKTYALPNNNMQPVVLYYNKQVFEDMGVEPPETWDDLMALVPKFNEAGIAPFALAGQSKWPNLMWLSYLVDRIGGPEVFQAILDGEEDAWSDPAVIEALTKIQELVDADGFINGFSSIAADAGADSALLYTDKAAMMLHGGWVYQNLKNDAPEFVESGEVGFVPFPEVEGGAGDPANVVGNPANMWSVSSAASDQQKESALNYLKDGLFSEEYTQAMIDSGAVPAVNGIEDQLAASDDKDFVEFVYGLAQDAPSFQLSWDQALSPAQGDAMLANLDQIFIGEITPEQFAENMNATLGE; this is encoded by the coding sequence ATGAAAATGCGAACAACCACCTCCATGCTTGCGGCGGCCTCCGCCCTCACCCTCGCCCTCGGCCTGTCCGCCTGCGGATCCAGCGGTCCGGCCGATCCCGCCGCGGATTCCGATTCCCCCTCCATGTGGGCCCTGACCGGGAGCAGCGAGAACATCTTCCGCTCGTCGGTCGAGGACTGGAACGCGGCGAACGCTGACGACAAGATCAACCAGGAGTTCTTTGCCAACGACGCCTACAAGACCAAGGTACGCACTGCGGTCGGAGCAGGCGAGGGGCCCACGTTCATCTACGGATGGGGCGGCGGTGTGCTGAAGTCCTACGTCGACGCCGGGCACGTGAGCGACCTGGACCAGTTCCTCACCGACAACCCCGAGGTGAAGGACCGCTACATCCCCTCCGTCCTCGAGAACGGCGTGATCGACGGCAAGACCTACGCGCTGCCCAACAACAACATGCAGCCGGTCGTCCTCTACTACAACAAGCAGGTCTTCGAGGACATGGGCGTCGAGCCCCCCGAGACCTGGGACGACCTGATGGCCCTGGTACCGAAATTCAACGAGGCGGGAATCGCGCCCTTCGCCCTGGCCGGCCAGTCCAAGTGGCCGAACCTGATGTGGCTGTCCTACCTCGTGGACCGCATCGGCGGGCCGGAGGTCTTCCAGGCGATCCTGGACGGGGAGGAGGACGCCTGGTCCGATCCCGCCGTGATCGAGGCCCTCACGAAGATCCAGGAACTGGTCGACGCCGACGGTTTCATCAACGGCTTCTCCTCGATCGCGGCAGACGCCGGCGCGGACAGCGCCCTCCTGTACACCGACAAGGCGGCGATGATGCTTCACGGCGGCTGGGTGTACCAGAACCTGAAGAACGACGCCCCGGAGTTCGTCGAGTCGGGAGAGGTCGGTTTCGTGCCGTTCCCCGAGGTCGAGGGCGGTGCAGGCGACCCCGCCAACGTGGTGGGCAACCCCGCGAACATGTGGTCCGTCTCCTCCGCGGCGTCCGACCAGCAGAAGGAATCCGCGCTGAACTACCTCAAGGACGGACTGTTCAGCGAGGAGTACACGCAGGCCATGATCGACTCCGGCGCGGTCCCCGCCGTCAACGGCATCGAGGACCAGCTCGCCGCGTCCGACGACAAGGACTTCGTGGAGTTCGTCTACGGCCTGGCGCAGGACGCCCCGAGCTTCCAGCTCTCCTGGGACCAGGCGCTGAGCCCCGCCCAGGGTGATGCCATGCTCGCGAACCTCGACCAGATCTTCATCGGCGAGATCACCCCGGAGCAGTTCGCCGAGAACATGAACGCAACCCTGGGCGAATGA
- a CDS encoding LacI family DNA-binding transcriptional regulator, with product MSESEVRTRATLASVAALAGVSTPTVSKVINGREDVAPATRKRVLEALRTSEYQPPGQRLALAPPASVLIDVAVDSVTTAYYSEVMDGILEGAEMQGAEIVLSKTGLTHLSAGERAEKMQASGRRGLLLVTSRWSPREIKDVKKRGIAVVVIDPINPPGPGVVSVGATNWAGGKAATEHLLGLGHRRIAFIGGHASAECSQDREHGYVAALLERGIPISEEYVLAGAFDPETGRRSLARFLDLPNPPSAIFAASDSIALGVLAEAHARGIGVPHELSLVGFDGTYLSEQSSPQLTTVVQPLRDMGRTAVRALLREMGGEPPDSTRVELATHLTVRSSTAPAGS from the coding sequence TTGTCGGAAAGTGAAGTCCGGACGCGAGCCACCCTCGCGTCCGTCGCAGCCCTTGCCGGAGTGTCCACTCCGACGGTCTCCAAGGTCATCAACGGGCGTGAGGACGTGGCCCCCGCCACCCGCAAGCGCGTGCTGGAAGCGCTCAGGACGTCCGAGTACCAGCCCCCCGGACAACGCCTCGCGCTGGCGCCCCCGGCATCCGTGCTGATCGACGTCGCCGTGGACAGCGTGACGACGGCGTACTACTCGGAGGTGATGGACGGGATCCTCGAGGGCGCGGAGATGCAGGGAGCGGAGATCGTCCTGTCGAAGACGGGGCTCACGCATCTCTCCGCCGGCGAGCGGGCCGAGAAGATGCAGGCATCGGGCCGCCGCGGCCTCCTCCTCGTCACGTCGCGGTGGTCCCCGCGGGAGATCAAGGACGTGAAGAAGCGCGGCATCGCGGTGGTGGTCATCGATCCCATCAACCCTCCCGGGCCGGGCGTCGTCAGCGTGGGCGCCACGAACTGGGCCGGAGGGAAGGCCGCCACGGAGCACCTGCTCGGCCTGGGTCATAGGCGGATCGCGTTCATCGGCGGTCACGCCAGCGCGGAGTGCAGCCAGGACCGGGAGCACGGCTACGTGGCCGCCCTCCTCGAGCGGGGCATCCCGATCTCGGAGGAGTACGTCCTGGCCGGCGCGTTCGATCCGGAGACCGGGCGGCGGAGCCTGGCCCGGTTCCTCGACCTGCCGAACCCGCCCTCCGCCATCTTCGCGGCCTCCGACAGCATCGCCCTGGGTGTGCTCGCCGAGGCGCACGCCCGGGGGATCGGGGTCCCGCATGAACTGAGCCTGGTCGGCTTCGACGGGACCTACCTCAGCGAACAGTCGTCGCCGCAGCTCACCACCGTCGTGCAGCCGCTGCGGGACATGGGCCGGACGGCCGTCCGGGCGCTCCTCCGGGAGATGGGCGGGGAGCCGCCGGATTCCACCCGGGTGGAGCTGGCCACCCACCTGACCGTGCGCTCCTCGACGGCTCCGGCGGGGTCCTGA
- a CDS encoding dihydroxyacetone kinase family protein, translating to MTRLFNEPENFVDEMMVGFAAAASRWVQQIPGGVVRVGRPAEPTVSLVIGGGSGHYPAFGGLVGPGLAHGAVMGNLFASPSAHQVRTVARTADQGRGVLLSYGNYAGDVLHFDEAQAELREAGMDVRTVTVTDDIISAPRGEEHKRRGIAGDLTVFKVAGAACEQGYDLDGVERVARRTNDRTRSLGVAFGGCTLPGADAPLFEVPAGRMAVGLGIHGEPGIDEVDIPTAAGLAELFVSSLLEEVPDGVDLAGARVVPLLNGLGSVKYEELFVVYRTVHALLGERGITVVDPEVGELCTSFDMAGCSLTLLWLDEELERLWTAPADTPGFRRGQVAEQQRFDAVVKDDAEEVVGTSSAESRACAATIVAALEALALTVDEHADELGRLDQVAGDGDHGIGMQRGAHAGRDAARAAVGQGAGAETALRHAANAWSDRAGGTSGAIWSTMLKALGSVVGDDARPTPKDLARGISAARDAVMAFGKAKVGDKTMVDAVVPFSDELSARVGDGSGLADAWSGAAAAATEAAAATASMRATLGRARSHGEKSVGTPDPGAVSFALICTTISDVIRNAPGTRPDDH from the coding sequence ATGACGCGACTGTTCAATGAACCGGAGAACTTCGTCGACGAGATGATGGTCGGCTTCGCGGCCGCCGCCTCCCGCTGGGTACAGCAGATCCCCGGAGGCGTGGTCCGCGTGGGACGACCGGCGGAGCCGACGGTCTCCCTCGTGATCGGCGGCGGCAGCGGGCACTACCCCGCGTTCGGTGGCCTCGTGGGACCGGGACTGGCGCACGGGGCGGTGATGGGCAACCTGTTCGCCTCGCCGTCGGCCCACCAGGTGCGGACCGTCGCGCGGACGGCCGACCAGGGGCGGGGCGTCCTCCTGTCCTACGGGAACTACGCGGGCGACGTCCTGCACTTCGACGAGGCACAGGCCGAGCTGCGCGAGGCGGGGATGGATGTCCGCACGGTGACCGTGACCGATGACATCATCAGTGCGCCCCGGGGTGAGGAGCACAAGCGCCGCGGCATCGCCGGCGACCTCACGGTGTTCAAGGTCGCGGGTGCAGCGTGCGAGCAGGGCTACGACCTCGACGGCGTCGAGCGCGTCGCGCGCCGCACCAACGACAGGACGCGCTCCCTCGGCGTCGCCTTCGGCGGCTGCACCCTTCCCGGCGCCGATGCGCCCCTCTTCGAGGTGCCTGCAGGGCGCATGGCCGTCGGCCTGGGTATCCACGGGGAGCCCGGCATCGACGAGGTGGACATCCCCACGGCAGCGGGCCTCGCCGAGCTGTTCGTCAGCAGCCTCCTCGAGGAGGTCCCGGACGGGGTCGACCTGGCGGGCGCGCGGGTCGTACCCCTGCTGAACGGCCTCGGCAGCGTCAAGTACGAGGAACTCTTCGTCGTCTACCGCACCGTGCACGCACTGCTCGGCGAGCGCGGCATCACCGTCGTCGATCCCGAGGTCGGCGAGCTGTGCACCAGCTTCGACATGGCCGGCTGCTCCCTCACCCTGCTGTGGCTCGACGAGGAGCTCGAGCGCCTCTGGACGGCGCCGGCGGACACCCCCGGCTTCCGCCGCGGGCAGGTGGCCGAGCAGCAGCGCTTCGACGCCGTGGTGAAGGACGACGCCGAGGAGGTCGTCGGGACCTCCTCGGCCGAGTCCCGCGCCTGCGCCGCGACCATCGTCGCGGCCCTCGAGGCGCTCGCGCTCACGGTGGACGAACACGCCGACGAACTCGGCCGCCTCGACCAGGTGGCGGGCGACGGCGACCACGGGATCGGCATGCAGCGGGGCGCCCATGCCGGTCGGGACGCGGCCCGCGCCGCCGTCGGGCAGGGCGCCGGGGCCGAGACGGCCCTGCGGCATGCAGCCAACGCCTGGAGCGACCGCGCCGGTGGCACCTCGGGAGCCATCTGGTCCACGATGCTCAAGGCGCTCGGGTCCGTGGTCGGCGATGACGCCCGGCCCACCCCGAAGGACCTCGCACGCGGGATCTCCGCGGCCAGGGACGCCGTGATGGCCTTCGGGAAGGCGAAGGTCGGCGACAAGACCATGGTCGACGCCGTCGTGCCCTTCTCCGACGAACTCTCGGCACGCGTGGGCGACGGGTCCGGGCTCGCCGACGCGTGGTCGGGGGCAGCCGCCGCGGCCACGGAGGCGGCCGCGGCCACGGCGTCGATGCGGGCGACCCTCGGGCGCGCGCGGTCCCACGGCGAGAAGTCCGTCGGCACGCCCGACCCCGGCGCGGTGTCCTTCGCGCTGATCTGCACCACCATCTCGGACGTCATCCGTAACGCCCCGGGCACCCGCCCGGACGATCACTAG
- a CDS encoding ribose-5-phosphate isomerase, which translates to MALRLIVGCDDAGYQYKEILKRDLEQHDLVESVVDVGVGEDGHTSYPKIAIEAAERVARGEADRALLICGTGLGVAIAANKVQGIRAATAHDPLSVERSVLSNDCQVLCMGQRVIGVELARRLVREWLTYTFDTSSASQAKVDDICAYEGV; encoded by the coding sequence ATGGCCCTCAGGCTCATCGTCGGCTGCGACGACGCTGGATACCAGTACAAGGAGATCCTCAAGCGGGATCTCGAACAGCACGACCTCGTCGAGTCGGTCGTCGACGTCGGCGTGGGCGAGGACGGACACACGTCCTATCCGAAGATCGCGATCGAGGCCGCCGAACGCGTCGCACGGGGGGAGGCGGACCGTGCGCTGCTCATCTGCGGGACCGGCCTCGGCGTCGCCATCGCCGCCAACAAGGTGCAGGGCATCCGCGCCGCCACCGCCCACGATCCCCTGTCCGTGGAGCGGTCCGTCCTGTCCAACGACTGCCAGGTGCTCTGCATGGGGCAGAGGGTCATCGGCGTCGAACTCGCCCGCAGGCTCGTCCGGGAGTGGCTGACCTACACGTTCGACACCTCGAGCGCCTCGCAGGCCAAGGTGGACGACATCTGCGCGTACGAGGGCGTGTAG